Proteins from one Streptosporangium becharense genomic window:
- the trxB gene encoding thioredoxin-disulfide reductase codes for MADVRNVIIIGSGPAGYTAAVYSARADLKPLVFEGSVTAGGALMNTTEVENYPGFSDGIMGPDLMDAMRKQAERFGADLVADDVVEVDLTVTPKVVKTATDTYLAKSVILATGSGYRELGVPNEKRLSGHGVSWCATCDGFFFRGQDIVVVGGGDTAMEEAIFLTRFAGSVTVVHRRDELRASKIMQDRAFANEKIRFVWDSEVVDVLGDAKVSGVRVRNLKTGEESEIAATGLFIAIGHDPRNELFKGQIELDDEGYVKVEAPSTRTNLDGVFAAGDVVDHTYRQAITAAGTGCAASLDAERWLTEYHDN; via the coding sequence GTGGCAGACGTCCGGAATGTAATCATCATCGGGTCGGGTCCCGCCGGTTACACAGCGGCGGTGTACTCTGCGCGCGCCGACCTCAAGCCGCTGGTCTTCGAGGGCTCGGTCACCGCGGGCGGCGCTCTCATGAACACCACCGAGGTGGAGAACTACCCGGGCTTCTCCGACGGCATCATGGGGCCCGACCTCATGGACGCGATGCGCAAGCAGGCGGAACGGTTCGGCGCCGACCTGGTCGCCGACGACGTGGTCGAGGTCGACCTGACCGTGACGCCCAAGGTCGTCAAGACCGCCACCGACACCTACCTCGCCAAGTCCGTCATCCTGGCCACCGGCTCCGGTTACCGCGAGCTGGGCGTGCCCAACGAGAAGCGCCTGTCGGGCCACGGCGTGTCGTGGTGTGCAACGTGTGACGGCTTCTTCTTCCGCGGCCAGGACATCGTGGTCGTCGGCGGCGGTGACACCGCCATGGAGGAGGCCATCTTCCTGACCCGGTTCGCCGGATCGGTGACCGTCGTGCACCGCCGCGACGAACTGCGCGCCAGCAAGATCATGCAGGACCGCGCGTTCGCCAACGAGAAGATCCGCTTCGTCTGGGACAGCGAGGTCGTCGACGTGCTGGGCGACGCCAAGGTGAGCGGCGTGCGCGTGCGCAACCTCAAGACCGGCGAGGAGAGCGAGATCGCGGCCACCGGCCTGTTCATCGCGATCGGGCACGACCCGCGCAACGAGCTGTTCAAGGGCCAGATCGAGCTCGACGACGAGGGTTACGTCAAGGTCGAGGCCCCCTCCACCCGGACGAACCTGGACGGCGTCTTCGCCGCGGGCGACGTCGTCGACCACACCTACCGCCAGGCGATCACCGCTGCG
- a CDS encoding zf-HC2 domain-containing protein, which produces MTGDTHYDLEILAELAEGLLDTATAMQVREHLAICDPCGESLADLAAVREMLAATPTPAMPMGVALRIDRALAAEADSFRGGGVGLVEAPAWDDIMRDAPWETAARQESAPWESVPLPEPEPEREPEPVVRLGVVGDDGTIVPAKRRKATRRRRWAMPAAAAGMAAAVIGATVLANGTLTASGPTRVPSIAEAAPAETIQYALTDSNWNYTDAELRGSLLDYIGPVAISSSAETPAIDQCVRQVSAKVGKSPFAVDQGYYNGQEANILLFWHNQAKNTVRVHVVGPQCDDVRKPGFAHWK; this is translated from the coding sequence GTGACGGGTGATACGCACTACGACCTGGAGATCCTGGCCGAACTGGCCGAGGGTCTCCTCGACACCGCCACGGCCATGCAGGTGCGCGAACATCTCGCGATCTGTGATCCCTGTGGCGAAAGCCTCGCCGACCTCGCGGCGGTCCGAGAGATGCTCGCGGCCACGCCCACCCCGGCGATGCCGATGGGGGTCGCGCTCAGGATCGACCGTGCGCTGGCGGCCGAGGCCGATAGCTTCCGTGGAGGTGGAGTTGGGCTGGTGGAAGCACCGGCCTGGGACGACATAATGCGCGACGCGCCATGGGAGACGGCGGCGCGCCAGGAGTCCGCGCCGTGGGAGAGCGTGCCTCTTCCCGAGCCGGAGCCCGAGCGTGAGCCCGAGCCGGTCGTGCGGCTGGGGGTCGTCGGCGACGACGGCACCATCGTGCCCGCCAAGCGGCGCAAGGCGACCCGGCGGCGCCGGTGGGCGATGCCCGCCGCCGCGGCGGGCATGGCCGCGGCGGTGATCGGGGCGACGGTCCTGGCGAACGGAACGCTCACCGCGTCCGGCCCGACCCGGGTGCCCTCGATCGCCGAGGCTGCGCCGGCGGAGACGATCCAGTACGCGCTGACCGACAGCAACTGGAACTACACCGACGCCGAGCTACGCGGGTCGCTGCTCGACTACATCGGGCCGGTGGCGATCAGCAGCTCCGCCGAGACGCCCGCCATCGACCAGTGCGTCCGCCAGGTCTCGGCGAAGGTCGGCAAGTCCCCGTTCGCCGTCGACCAGGGTTACTACAACGGGCAGGAGGCCAACATCCTGCTCTTCTGGCACAACCAGGCCAAGAACACGGTGCGGGTCCACGTCGTGGGACCGCAGTGCGACGACGTGCGCAAGCCCGGCTTCGCACACTGGAAGTGA
- the sigM gene encoding RNA polymerase sigma factor SigM, whose translation MNSPPETPPSAAQQQAKAPVPDAELLTRHLAGDPHAFSEIVRRHRDRMWAVALRTLGDPDEAADAVQDAFVSAYRKAASFRGEAAVTTWLHRIVVNACLDRMRRKSVRPVADDELVQAAERDTPVLDQTSEREVSMEVSAALKLLPADQRAALVLVDMMGYSIEDAAQVLEVPSGTVKSRCARGRAKLAPILSHLRNRSNLSRVSSAKGAELRDG comes from the coding sequence GTGAATTCCCCACCCGAGACCCCGCCGTCGGCGGCGCAGCAACAGGCGAAGGCCCCCGTGCCCGACGCCGAGTTGCTGACCCGCCACCTCGCCGGGGATCCGCACGCTTTCAGTGAGATAGTCAGGCGGCATCGAGACCGCATGTGGGCGGTCGCCCTGCGCACGCTGGGCGACCCCGACGAGGCGGCCGACGCCGTCCAGGACGCCTTCGTCTCGGCCTATCGCAAGGCCGCGAGCTTCCGCGGTGAGGCTGCCGTCACCACGTGGCTGCACCGCATCGTGGTCAACGCATGCCTCGACCGCATGCGCAGGAAATCCGTCCGCCCGGTGGCCGACGACGAGCTCGTCCAGGCCGCGGAGCGCGACACCCCCGTGCTCGACCAGACATCCGAGCGCGAGGTCTCCATGGAGGTGTCGGCGGCGCTGAAGCTGCTGCCGGCCGACCAGCGGGCCGCGCTCGTGCTCGTCGACATGATGGGGTACTCCATCGAGGACGCGGCACAGGTGCTCGAAGTGCCGAGCGGCACGGTGAAAAGCCGATGCGCGCGCGGCCGGGCGAAACTCGCCCCGATTCTTTCTCATCTACGGAACCGTTCCAACCTGTCTCGCGTCTCATCCGCGAAGGGAGCAGAACTTCGTGACGGGTGA
- a CDS encoding protein kinase family protein, which yields MSSPSVEPGTKLAERFRLEDRVHESGGATLWKAIDEVLARPVAVHTFDAGFPRLDEVVTAARTASRLTDPRLTQVFDATEDDGRVYVVSEWVSGESFGDMIAGGPLDPERAAAMVAEAAEAMAHAHEAGIAHLCLSPDHLVWTAGNTVKLLGLGVDAVLDDVTSDDPARTDAEGLGRLLYAGLTGHWPGDERYSGGLPIAPVDDDHFCTPRQVTAGVPGYLDTITCRTILPETKRALEPLVTPAEVAEALSSVARPTPLPMPAPMPMTSLPVAASPSEGIGTAAPQRPAPAQPPYQPQQQPQRPAPARGGTANKVVMTVVVLVMMVVVGLGAWALGRSIGNAGTPDADQTTAAPKPTVSVATREVKPDSATGFDPLGDGEEGNRWVSGAIDGKKSTDWHSETYDSADFGNLKKGVGLLLDMGESVPIKEVSIDFGGTSGGAVELRLGDKAALGDLDVAHKFGGASGEKTYTAETPKKSRYVLVWFTKMPNYQGRFRGQVMEAKILTVK from the coding sequence ATGAGCTCCCCCTCCGTCGAGCCCGGCACCAAGCTGGCCGAGCGTTTCAGGCTGGAAGACCGCGTCCACGAGTCGGGCGGGGCCACGCTGTGGAAGGCGATCGACGAGGTGCTCGCCCGTCCCGTCGCGGTCCACACCTTCGACGCCGGCTTCCCCCGCCTCGACGAGGTGGTGACGGCCGCCCGCACGGCCAGCAGGCTGACCGACCCCCGGCTCACCCAGGTCTTCGACGCCACCGAGGACGACGGCCGCGTCTACGTCGTCAGCGAGTGGGTGAGCGGCGAGAGCTTCGGCGACATGATCGCCGGTGGCCCGCTCGACCCGGAACGGGCCGCGGCGATGGTCGCCGAGGCCGCCGAGGCGATGGCCCACGCGCACGAGGCGGGCATCGCGCACCTGTGCCTGAGCCCCGACCACCTGGTGTGGACGGCGGGAAACACGGTCAAACTGCTCGGCCTGGGCGTCGACGCCGTCCTCGACGACGTCACCAGCGACGACCCGGCCCGTACCGACGCCGAGGGCCTCGGCCGTCTGTTGTACGCCGGGCTGACCGGTCACTGGCCCGGAGACGAGCGCTACAGCGGCGGGTTGCCCATCGCCCCCGTGGACGACGACCACTTCTGCACACCGCGACAGGTCACCGCGGGCGTCCCCGGCTACCTCGACACCATCACCTGCCGGACGATCCTGCCCGAGACCAAGCGCGCGCTGGAGCCGCTGGTCACGCCCGCCGAGGTCGCCGAGGCGCTGTCGTCGGTGGCGCGGCCCACCCCGCTGCCCATGCCGGCGCCGATGCCCATGACCTCGCTGCCGGTGGCGGCCTCCCCCTCGGAGGGCATCGGCACCGCGGCGCCCCAGCGGCCCGCCCCCGCCCAGCCGCCCTACCAGCCGCAGCAACAACCGCAGCGGCCCGCTCCCGCCCGCGGGGGAACGGCCAACAAGGTCGTCATGACGGTCGTCGTGCTGGTGATGATGGTGGTCGTGGGCCTGGGAGCCTGGGCTCTGGGCCGCAGCATCGGCAACGCCGGCACCCCGGACGCCGACCAGACCACCGCCGCCCCCAAGCCCACCGTGAGCGTCGCCACCCGCGAGGTGAAGCCCGACTCCGCCACCGGCTTCGACCCGCTGGGCGACGGGGAGGAGGGCAACAGGTGGGTCTCCGGCGCGATCGACGGCAAGAAGTCCACCGACTGGCACTCCGAGACGTACGACTCCGCCGACTTCGGAAATCTCAAGAAGGGCGTCGGCCTGCTGCTGGACATGGGCGAGAGCGTGCCGATCAAGGAGGTCTCGATCGACTTCGGCGGCACCTCGGGCGGCGCCGTGGAGCTCAGGCTGGGTGACAAGGCGGCGCTCGGCGACCTGGACGTGGCCCACAAGTTCGGCGGCGCGTCGGGCGAGAAGACCTACACGGCGGAGACCCCGAAGAAGAGCCGCTACGTCCTCGTCTGGTTCACCAAGATGCCCAACTACCAGGGCAGGTTCCGCGGCCAGGTGATGGAGGCGAAGATTCTCACGGTCAAGTGA
- the murJ gene encoding murein biosynthesis integral membrane protein MurJ: MSKVLRASAIMAAGTMVSRVTGFVRTAVLAAAIGTYALGDAYNVAYTIPLILFDLLIGGVLSSVVVPMIIRRQKADPDGGRAYEQRLMTLGTVALVVVAAVAVALAGPLIGLYSTGWDARRTEVAVTLARYILPMIAFFGIGAIAGAILNTHDRYAAPMWAPVLNNIVMICVAVVYYVVAGEAGSEIATVTDADLFLLGVGTTAGIVAQCLVLVAALRRVGFRFRPRFGLRDAGLGEMGRTAVWTFAYVGISQLGFLITTRLATGAGEQVPGAGNSAYSYAYQFFQLPYGIIAVSVITAMLPRMTRAVNDGRLDTVGEEFASGVRLVSVLLVPAGLLLMVLGPAVTVLIFSWGNMTVDSAVYIGNVLQVFGLALVPFSVFQLLLRVFYAFGDTRTPVLLAAGNVAVNAALSTAAYFLLPARYIVMGLALAFTVAYVTGTAVAWVMASRRVHGLGGRAVAAGLSRMYLAALPAAAVALGVLWLTQELTALNALSAAVMLAAGGGVGMVLYLAIAHRMRIPEVSSIVGMVAGRVGR, encoded by the coding sequence ATGAGCAAGGTCCTGCGTGCGAGCGCGATCATGGCGGCGGGGACGATGGTCTCCCGCGTCACCGGTTTCGTCCGCACCGCGGTGCTCGCGGCGGCCATCGGGACCTACGCGCTCGGCGACGCCTACAACGTCGCGTACACGATCCCGCTCATCCTGTTCGACCTGCTCATCGGCGGGGTCCTGAGCAGCGTCGTGGTGCCGATGATCATCCGGCGGCAGAAGGCCGACCCCGACGGGGGCCGCGCCTACGAGCAGCGGCTGATGACGCTCGGCACCGTCGCGCTGGTGGTGGTCGCGGCGGTCGCGGTGGCGCTGGCCGGGCCGCTGATCGGCCTCTACAGCACCGGCTGGGACGCCCGGCGGACCGAGGTCGCGGTCACCCTCGCGCGGTACATCCTGCCGATGATCGCCTTCTTCGGGATCGGCGCGATCGCCGGCGCGATCCTCAACACCCACGACAGGTACGCCGCCCCGATGTGGGCACCGGTGCTGAACAACATCGTGATGATCTGTGTCGCGGTCGTCTACTACGTGGTCGCCGGCGAGGCGGGGTCGGAGATCGCCACGGTGACGGACGCCGACCTGTTCCTGCTGGGCGTCGGCACCACCGCCGGGATCGTGGCCCAGTGCCTGGTGCTCGTCGCCGCCCTGCGCCGGGTGGGCTTCCGGTTCCGGCCCCGGTTCGGCCTGCGTGACGCCGGGCTCGGCGAGATGGGCCGGACCGCCGTGTGGACCTTCGCCTACGTCGGGATCAGCCAGCTCGGCTTCCTGATCACCACCAGGCTCGCCACCGGCGCGGGCGAACAGGTACCCGGCGCGGGCAACTCGGCCTACTCCTACGCCTACCAGTTCTTCCAGCTCCCGTACGGGATCATCGCGGTCTCGGTGATCACCGCGATGCTGCCCAGGATGACCCGGGCGGTCAACGACGGGCGGCTCGACACGGTCGGCGAGGAGTTCGCCTCGGGGGTGCGGCTGGTGTCGGTGCTGCTGGTGCCCGCCGGGCTGCTGCTGATGGTGCTGGGGCCCGCGGTGACCGTGCTGATCTTCTCGTGGGGCAACATGACCGTCGACTCGGCGGTCTACATCGGCAACGTGCTCCAAGTCTTCGGGCTGGCGCTGGTGCCGTTCTCGGTCTTCCAGCTGCTGCTGCGCGTCTTCTACGCCTTCGGCGACACCCGCACCCCGGTCCTCCTCGCCGCCGGCAACGTGGCGGTGAACGCGGCGCTCAGCACCGCGGCCTACTTCCTCCTCCCGGCCCGCTACATCGTGATGGGCCTGGCGCTGGCCTTCACCGTCGCGTACGTGACGGGCACCGCGGTCGCCTGGGTCATGGCCTCCCGCCGGGTGCACGGCCTGGGCGGACGCGCGGTCGCCGCCGGGCTGTCGCGCATGTATCTGGCGGCGCTGCCGGCCGCGGCGGTCGCGCTGGGCGTACTGTGGCTGACGCAGGAGCTGACCGCGCTGAACGCGCTGAGCGCGGCCGTCATGCTGGCGGCGGGCGGAGGAGTCGGTATGGTTCTTTACTTGGCGATCGCCCACCGGATGCGCATCCCCGAGGTGAGTTCGATCGTTGGAATGGTGGCAGGACGGGTAGGCCGGTAA
- a CDS encoding DUF6049 family protein: protein MIPIHKAALLTVLTTTLFMPAAVVVPDAASARTTTVSRLNAQLVLEEIGPDAPREPTTEIKVAGSLVNAGTETLAGLRIQMRYAQQPFTQRAELDAYLSGQGLQPGAWRDQRYIQAPLAPSAKTPWEFTFTPQLLSLTRFGVYPIMIEVLDSYGQQIATQRTVVTYMPRGTKVARTKLAMVLPIIDQPRRSDDATFVDEGLPAAMASGQRLGDLLKIAQDTASAKGLTWVVDPALLDDARAMGRSHTVRVKDRAQQRPASTEATTWLDDLRTALADHPVVATPYADPDVTALAHNGVDDVTGSGIEAARTVAQETLGREVITNVNWPVSGMVDYDALDLLATSGVDTVLLNVLNLPPSPPPVTTPDATAALESVNGTVTALVADAALSETVGADTSVPGAALANRQRFIAETAMISAEPVTGPRTVVAAPHRRWAPDPKYVTDLVETASSLPWLAPATIDTVKRRKGAVTPRAGLTYTDDDRRRELGKQYMTSVRKVGARADLTSAITSAPDVDVFDLAMLRLASSAWRGKTDAAAPYVQQVGTAVDGRIGKVSITGTEQSRLRTLAGTNGDVPISVRNDLEGPRSQVLVRLRVTSDKPDLLRIEPYEADSEPILIEGGQNRIIPVQMTAAASGQTTVTVQLTTADGRKYGAPVELTVRTTGYTGIALVIVGAALAVMLAAVVLRVLRQRRGRRGPASRTQGRRAPEPATTES, encoded by the coding sequence GTGATCCCCATCCACAAGGCCGCGCTGCTCACCGTACTCACCACCACGCTGTTCATGCCGGCGGCGGTGGTCGTCCCGGATGCGGCGAGCGCCCGGACGACCACGGTCAGCCGTCTGAACGCCCAGCTCGTGCTGGAGGAGATCGGACCGGACGCCCCCCGTGAGCCGACCACCGAGATCAAGGTGGCCGGTTCCCTGGTCAACGCGGGCACCGAGACCCTGGCCGGTCTGCGCATCCAGATGCGTTACGCGCAGCAGCCCTTCACGCAGCGGGCCGAGCTGGACGCCTACCTGAGCGGGCAGGGCCTGCAGCCGGGCGCCTGGCGTGACCAGCGTTACATCCAGGCACCGCTCGCCCCCTCGGCCAAGACGCCGTGGGAGTTCACCTTCACCCCGCAACTGCTGAGCCTGACCCGCTTCGGCGTCTACCCGATCATGATCGAGGTGCTCGACTCCTACGGGCAGCAGATCGCCACCCAGCGCACCGTGGTGACCTACATGCCCCGGGGCACCAAGGTGGCGCGCACCAAGCTCGCCATGGTGCTGCCGATCATCGACCAGCCGCGCAGGAGCGACGACGCCACCTTCGTCGACGAGGGCCTGCCCGCCGCCATGGCGTCCGGCCAGCGGCTCGGCGACCTGCTCAAGATCGCCCAGGACACCGCCTCCGCCAAGGGCCTCACCTGGGTGGTCGACCCCGCGCTGCTCGACGACGCGAGGGCGATGGGCAGGTCGCACACGGTCAGGGTCAAGGACCGTGCCCAGCAGCGCCCCGCCAGCACCGAGGCCACCACCTGGCTCGACGACCTGCGCACGGCCCTGGCCGACCACCCCGTCGTGGCGACCCCGTACGCCGACCCCGATGTGACCGCGCTGGCCCACAACGGCGTCGACGACGTCACCGGGAGCGGTATCGAGGCGGCCAGGACCGTCGCGCAGGAGACCCTCGGGCGCGAGGTGATCACCAACGTGAACTGGCCGGTCAGCGGGATGGTCGACTACGACGCGCTGGACCTGCTGGCCACCAGCGGTGTCGACACCGTACTGCTGAACGTGCTCAACCTGCCGCCGTCGCCGCCTCCCGTCACCACCCCCGACGCCACCGCGGCGCTGGAGAGCGTCAACGGCACGGTCACCGCCCTGGTCGCCGACGCGGCGCTGAGCGAGACCGTCGGCGCCGACACCTCGGTGCCCGGGGCGGCGCTGGCGAACCGCCAGCGCTTCATCGCGGAGACCGCCATGATCAGCGCGGAGCCGGTCACCGGCCCGCGGACCGTGGTCGCCGCCCCGCACCGCCGCTGGGCCCCCGACCCGAAGTACGTCACCGACCTCGTCGAGACGGCCTCCTCCCTGCCGTGGCTGGCCCCCGCCACCATCGACACGGTCAAGCGCCGCAAGGGCGCCGTGACCCCGCGGGCGGGCCTCACCTACACCGACGACGACCGGCGCCGCGAGCTCGGCAAGCAGTACATGACGAGTGTCCGGAAGGTCGGCGCCCGCGCCGACCTGACCTCCGCGATCACCAGTGCCCCGGACGTGGACGTCTTCGACCTGGCCATGCTGCGGCTCGCCTCCTCGGCCTGGCGGGGCAAGACCGACGCCGCGGCGCCGTACGTCCAGCAGGTCGGCACGGCCGTCGACGGCCGGATCGGCAAGGTCTCCATCACCGGTACCGAGCAGTCGCGGCTGCGTACCCTGGCCGGCACCAACGGCGACGTGCCGATCAGCGTCCGCAACGACCTGGAGGGCCCGCGCAGCCAGGTCCTGGTCCGGCTGAGGGTGACCTCCGACAAGCCTGACCTGCTGCGGATCGAGCCGTACGAGGCCGACAGCGAACCGATCCTGATCGAGGGCGGCCAGAACCGGATCATCCCGGTGCAGATGACGGCGGCGGCCAGCGGGCAGACCACCGTGACGGTCCAGCTCACCACCGCCGACGGCCGCAAGTACGGCGCGCCGGTCGAGCTGACCGTGCGGACCACCGGCTACACCGGGATCGCCCTGGTGATCGTGGGAGCGGCCCTCGCGGTGATGCTGGCCGCCGTGGTCCTGCGCGTGCTGCGCCAGCGCCGGGGCCGGCGCGGTCCCGCGTCCCGGACGCAGGGCCGGCGGGCGCCCGAGCCGGCCACCACCGAGTCCTGA
- a CDS encoding aminoacyl-tRNA deacylase: MKDALAIHRWLLAHQVHHEIVRLPRAMTCVDELPEVLSVSPAVCVGVTVYEVTTRIGQEPVAVVTSVGSPPLLDVVGGVLGARRIRHAPDYTVNAATDYAAGLVCPLLLPDELTVLVDERLTGTAVPVYTPIGERRTALLIRADHLLALVPGKIVDLTRPGPRREPMTFPLAG, from the coding sequence ATGAAGGACGCCCTCGCGATCCACCGCTGGCTCCTCGCACACCAGGTCCATCATGAGATCGTACGCCTTCCGCGCGCGATGACGTGTGTCGACGAGCTGCCGGAGGTGCTGTCGGTGAGCCCGGCGGTCTGTGTGGGCGTGACGGTCTACGAGGTCACGACCCGGATCGGTCAGGAGCCTGTGGCGGTCGTCACCTCGGTCGGCTCCCCTCCTCTCCTCGATGTGGTCGGCGGCGTCCTGGGTGCCCGCCGGATCCGGCACGCCCCCGACTACACCGTCAACGCCGCCACCGACTACGCCGCGGGACTGGTCTGCCCGCTGCTGCTGCCCGACGAGCTGACGGTGCTGGTGGACGAGCGGCTCACCGGCACCGCCGTGCCCGTTTACACCCCCATCGGGGAGCGTCGCACGGCGCTCCTGATCCGCGCCGACCACCTGCTCGCGCTGGTTCCGGGGAAGATCGTCGACCTGACCCGGCCCGGCCCCCGAAGGGAGCCGATGACCTTTCCTCTGGCCGGATAG
- a CDS encoding CCA tRNA nucleotidyltransferase: protein MAELFRKIAPVADELGELFAAKGYQIALVGGSVRDVLLGRIGNDLDLTTDARPEAVLELVRDWADSVWTIGIDFGTVGARKGGWMLEITTYRSESYDPASRKPEVAYGDTLEGDLARRDFAVNAMALRLASREFVDPHGGLDDLHAKVLRTPGPPERSFDDDPLRMLRAARFASQLGFTVDPAALAAMTAMADRIDIVSAERIRDELDKLIGGDHPRQGLRLLVDSGLAGHVLPELPKLRLEIDEHHRHKDVYEHTLIVLEQAIDLEENGPDRILRWAALLHDVGKPKTRRHEPGGRVSFHHHEVVGAQLTRKRLTELRFPKDVVADVSRLVELHLRFHGYGTGEWTDSAVRRYVRDAGHLLEQLHKLTRADCTTRNRRKAQLLSQTYDQLEERIARLAEEEELGKIRPELDGNEIQELLGIPPGPIVGRAYKFLLEMRLDRGVVGKEAATRALLDWAEENGVAAERPA from the coding sequence ATGGCCGAGCTGTTCCGGAAGATCGCACCCGTCGCCGACGAACTCGGCGAGCTCTTCGCCGCCAAGGGCTACCAGATCGCCCTCGTGGGCGGCTCCGTCCGCGACGTTCTCCTGGGCAGGATCGGCAACGACCTCGACCTGACCACCGACGCGCGTCCCGAGGCGGTCCTGGAGCTCGTCCGCGACTGGGCCGACTCCGTCTGGACGATCGGCATCGACTTCGGCACGGTCGGGGCCCGCAAGGGCGGGTGGATGCTGGAGATCACCACCTACCGCAGTGAGTCCTACGACCCGGCCTCGCGCAAGCCCGAGGTCGCCTACGGCGACACCCTGGAGGGCGACCTGGCCCGGCGTGACTTCGCCGTCAACGCCATGGCGCTGCGCCTGGCGTCGCGCGAGTTCGTCGACCCCCACGGCGGCCTCGACGACCTGCACGCCAAGGTGCTGCGCACCCCCGGCCCTCCGGAGCGGTCCTTCGACGACGACCCGCTGCGGATGCTCCGCGCCGCCCGGTTCGCCAGCCAGCTCGGCTTCACCGTCGACCCGGCGGCCCTCGCCGCGATGACCGCGATGGCCGACCGCATCGACATCGTCTCCGCCGAGCGGATCCGCGACGAGCTGGACAAGCTCATCGGCGGCGACCACCCCCGCCAGGGGCTGAGGCTGCTCGTCGACTCGGGGCTCGCCGGACACGTCCTGCCCGAGCTGCCCAAGCTGCGGCTGGAGATCGACGAGCACCACCGGCACAAGGACGTCTACGAGCACACGCTGATCGTCCTGGAGCAGGCGATCGACCTGGAGGAGAACGGTCCCGACCGGATCCTGCGCTGGGCCGCCCTCCTGCACGACGTGGGCAAGCCCAAGACCCGCCGCCACGAGCCCGGCGGCCGGGTCTCCTTCCACCACCACGAGGTGGTCGGCGCCCAGCTGACCAGGAAGCGCCTGACGGAGCTGAGGTTCCCCAAGGACGTGGTGGCCGACGTGTCCCGCCTGGTGGAGCTGCACCTGCGCTTCCACGGGTACGGCACGGGCGAGTGGACCGACTCGGCCGTACGCCGCTACGTCCGCGACGCGGGGCACCTGCTGGAGCAGCTGCACAAACTGACCCGCGCCGACTGCACCACCCGCAACAGGCGCAAGGCCCAGCTGCTGTCGCAGACCTACGACCAGCTGGAGGAGCGCATCGCCCGGCTGGCGGAGGAGGAGGAGCTCGGCAAGATCCGTCCCGAGCTCGACGGCAACGAGATCCAGGAGCTCCTCGGCATCCCGCCGGGCCCGATCGTGGGACGCGCCTACAAGTTCCTGCTGGAGATGCGCCTCGACCGCGGCGTCGTCGGCAAGGAGGCCGCCACCCGGGCCCTGCTCGACTGGGCGGAGGAGAACGGGGTGGCGGCCGAGCGCCCCGCCTGA